A DNA window from Bacteroides cellulosilyticus contains the following coding sequences:
- a CDS encoding gamma carbonic anhydrase family protein: MALIKSVRGFTPEFGENCFLADNAAIIGDVKMGRDCSIWFSTVLRGDVNSIRIGNGVNIQDGSVLHTLYEKSTIEIGDHVSVGHNVTIHGATIKDYALVGMGSTILDHAVIGEGAIVAAGSLVLSNTVIEPGSIWGGVPAKFIKKVDPAQAKELNQKIAHNYLMYSNWYKE; encoded by the coding sequence ATGGCATTAATTAAATCAGTAAGAGGTTTTACTCCCGAGTTTGGCGAAAATTGTTTTTTAGCAGATAACGCAGCCATCATCGGAGACGTAAAAATGGGGCGCGATTGCAGCATTTGGTTCAGCACAGTATTGCGCGGAGATGTAAATTCTATCCGTATCGGGAATGGAGTCAATATACAAGACGGAAGTGTGCTACACACATTATATGAAAAGTCAACAATTGAAATAGGTGACCACGTTTCTGTAGGACATAATGTTACTATTCACGGAGCCACTATCAAAGACTATGCATTAGTGGGAATGGGTTCTACAATCCTTGACCATGCAGTGATAGGTGAAGGAGCTATCGTTGCCGCCGGTTCACTGGTCTTAAGCAATACAGTTATTGAACCGGGAAGCATCTGGGGCGGTGTACCTGCCAAGTTCATAAAAAAAGTAGATCCGGCTCAGGCTAAAGAACTGAATCAGAAGATAGCACATAATTATCTGATGTATTCTAACTGGTATAAAGAATAA
- a CDS encoding aminopeptidase P family protein, with protein MIQTINDRLQDLRALFSQEGIQAFIIPSTDPHLSEYVAPHWKSREWISGFTGSAGTVVITTSQAGLWTDSRYFLQAAQQLEGTEIKLYKEMLPETPSISAFLSTQLTPGDAVGIDGKMFSAEEVERMQAELQKCQIEVKSISDPLDKLWTDRPPMPEAPAFIYEIQYAGKSSIEKIAIIRKELKKCNAKALFLSALDEIAWTLNLRGNDVHCNPVLVSYLLIEENETHYFIQPQKITAEVATYMKETGANLHAYEEAETYLSRISVESLLLNPAKTNYAMYSAVNPDCRIIHGASPVTLLKAIRNEQEIAGIHAAMQRDGVALVKFLKWLEASVPTGKETEISVDKKLHEFRAEQDLYMGESFDTIAGYKEHGAIVHYEATPETDVQLKPEGFLLLDSGAQYLDGTTDITRTIALGKLTEEEKTDYTLILKGHIALAMAVFPAGTRGAQLDVLARMPIWQRRMNFLHGTGHGVGHFLNVHEGPQSIRMNENPVTLQLGMLTSNEPGVYKAGSHGIRTENLVLVVPAGEGMFGNYLQFETVTLCPICKKGIIKELLTSEEINWLNQYHQTVYEKLSSGLNKEEQAWLKEATSQL; from the coding sequence ATGATCCAAACTATCAATGATCGGCTACAAGACCTACGGGCATTGTTCAGCCAGGAAGGCATACAAGCCTTTATTATCCCAAGTACCGACCCTCATCTGAGCGAATATGTTGCTCCCCACTGGAAATCCCGGGAATGGATTTCCGGCTTTACTGGTTCGGCAGGAACCGTTGTTATTACTACAAGCCAAGCAGGACTATGGACTGACTCTCGCTATTTTCTCCAGGCTGCCCAGCAATTAGAAGGCACGGAAATAAAACTTTATAAGGAGATGCTTCCCGAAACACCCAGTATTTCAGCTTTTTTAAGTACACAACTAACTCCTGGCGATGCTGTCGGCATAGATGGAAAGATGTTTTCTGCAGAAGAAGTAGAAAGGATGCAAGCCGAGTTGCAAAAATGCCAGATAGAAGTAAAAAGCATTTCAGATCCCTTAGATAAATTATGGACGGATCGTCCGCCAATGCCGGAAGCTCCTGCTTTCATTTATGAAATCCAATATGCAGGAAAAAGCAGCATAGAAAAGATTGCCATTATTCGAAAAGAACTAAAAAAGTGCAATGCGAAGGCATTGTTCTTATCCGCTTTAGATGAAATCGCATGGACTCTTAATCTGCGTGGAAACGATGTACATTGCAATCCCGTGCTTGTCAGCTATCTACTTATCGAAGAGAACGAAACTCACTATTTTATTCAACCTCAAAAGATAACCGCTGAGGTTGCTACTTATATGAAAGAAACAGGAGCAAACCTGCACGCCTACGAGGAAGCAGAAACATACCTCAGCCGAATCAGTGTTGAGAGTCTACTTCTTAATCCGGCTAAAACAAATTATGCTATGTATTCAGCTGTCAACCCTGATTGCAGGATCATTCATGGCGCTTCTCCGGTCACCTTATTGAAAGCCATCCGCAACGAACAGGAAATAGCTGGAATACATGCTGCCATGCAACGGGATGGAGTAGCTTTGGTTAAGTTTCTGAAATGGTTAGAAGCATCTGTTCCCACGGGTAAGGAAACTGAAATCAGCGTAGATAAAAAACTGCATGAATTTCGTGCGGAGCAGGATTTATATATGGGAGAAAGTTTCGATACGATTGCCGGATACAAGGAACATGGAGCCATCGTGCACTATGAAGCCACTCCCGAAACAGATGTCCAGCTAAAACCGGAAGGTTTTTTGTTATTGGATTCAGGTGCACAATATCTGGATGGAACAACAGATATCACACGTACCATTGCTTTAGGAAAACTGACAGAAGAAGAAAAGACTGATTATACATTGATATTGAAAGGGCACATTGCACTGGCAATGGCTGTATTCCCTGCCGGTACACGGGGTGCGCAACTGGATGTGCTGGCACGTATGCCGATATGGCAAAGAAGAATGAACTTCCTGCATGGCACAGGGCATGGTGTAGGCCACTTTCTGAATGTACACGAAGGACCTCAGAGTATTCGTATGAATGAAAATCCGGTAACATTGCAATTGGGTATGCTGACTTCCAATGAACCGGGAGTATATAAAGCCGGAAGTCATGGGATTCGTACGGAGAACCTGGTTTTAGTAGTACCAGCCGGAGAAGGAATGTTTGGCAACTATCTACAATTTGAAACAGTAACCCTTTGCCCTATTTGTAAAAAGGGAATTATCAAAGAATTGCTCACATCAGAAGAGATCAATTGGCTTAACCAATATCATCAGACTGTATATGAAAAATTATCGTCCGGCTTGAACAAAGAAGAGCAGGCATGGTTGAAAGAAGCAACGAGTCAATTATAA
- the rpsU gene encoding 30S ribosomal protein S21 yields MIVVPVKEGENIEKALKKFKRKFEKTGIVKELRSRQQFDKPSVVKRLKKERAVYVQQLQQVED; encoded by the coding sequence ATGATTGTAGTACCTGTAAAAGAAGGCGAAAACATTGAAAAAGCGCTGAAGAAGTTTAAAAGAAAATTTGAGAAAACTGGTATCGTTAAGGAATTAAGAAGCAGACAGCAGTTTGACAAACCGTCTGTAGTTAAAAGACTTAAGAAAGAACGTGCAGTTTACGTACAACAACTTCAGCAAGTAGAAGATTAA
- the xerA gene encoding site-specific tyrosine recombinase/integron integrase encodes MLLTDSFLDYLLYERNYAEGTVKYYRSDILELQKFGEEMLGDLTPSDVDADLVREWIASLMDNGCASNTINRKLSSIQAYFKYLLKKGEVAVDPLQKITRPKKKKPLPVFLREGEMDKLLDDIDFGEGFEGCRDHLIIEMFYATGIRLSELIDLDDKGVDFSASLIKVTGKRNKQRLIPFDEELERSMMDYVNVRNEAVPDRSDAFFVRKNGKRLDRSIVTSLVKRNLSKVVTVKKRSPHVLRHTFATAMLNNGADLGSIKEFLGHESLATTEIYTHTTFEELKKVYNQAHPRA; translated from the coding sequence ATGTTATTGACAGATTCTTTTCTTGACTATCTTCTGTATGAACGGAATTATGCTGAGGGTACGGTTAAGTACTATCGGAGTGATATTTTGGAATTACAGAAATTCGGTGAAGAAATGTTGGGAGATTTAACCCCGTCGGATGTAGATGCAGACCTTGTTCGTGAATGGATTGCTTCCTTAATGGACAATGGTTGCGCTTCGAATACGATTAATCGAAAGTTAAGTTCAATTCAGGCATATTTTAAATATCTCTTGAAGAAGGGGGAAGTTGCTGTGGATCCGTTGCAAAAAATAACGCGACCGAAAAAGAAAAAGCCGCTTCCTGTTTTTTTGAGAGAAGGAGAAATGGATAAATTGCTGGATGATATAGACTTTGGTGAAGGATTTGAAGGTTGTCGTGACCACTTGATAATTGAGATGTTTTATGCTACTGGCATACGACTTTCTGAATTGATAGATTTGGATGATAAAGGTGTTGATTTTTCGGCTTCTCTGATAAAAGTGACGGGAAAGCGAAATAAGCAGCGCTTGATACCTTTTGATGAGGAGTTGGAACGCTCGATGATGGATTATGTCAATGTGCGGAATGAGGCGGTCCCGGATCGTTCGGATGCTTTTTTTGTCCGGAAGAATGGAAAACGACTTGATCGCAGTATCGTAACTAGTCTTGTGAAACGGAATCTCTCGAAAGTAGTAACTGTAAAAAAAAGAAGTCCCCACGTTCTGAGGCATACCTTTGCAACGGCTATGCTGAATAATGGTGCCGATTTGGGCTCAATAAAAGAGTTTCTTGGGCATGAAAGTTTGGCGACAACCGAAATTTATACGCATACTACTTTTGAAGAACTTAAAAAAGTGTATAACCAGGCTCATCCTCGGGCCTAA
- the hpf gene encoding ribosome hibernation-promoting factor, HPF/YfiA family, with protein MEVRIQSIHFDASEQLQAFVQKKAVKLEKYYDDIKKVEVSLKVVKPETAENKEAGIKVIIPNGEFYASKICNTFEEAIDLSVEALEKQLVKHKEKQRSK; from the coding sequence ATGGAAGTTAGAATTCAGTCAATTCACTTTGATGCGTCAGAGCAATTGCAAGCTTTTGTTCAGAAGAAAGCAGTAAAATTGGAAAAGTATTACGATGATATAAAGAAAGTAGAGGTGTCATTAAAGGTTGTGAAGCCGGAGACTGCAGAAAATAAAGAAGCAGGTATAAAAGTGATTATTCCCAATGGGGAGTTTTATGCAAGCAAAATCTGCAATACGTTTGAAGAGGCGATTGATTTGAGTGTTGAAGCCTTGGAAAAACAGCTGGTTAAACACAAGGAAAAACAACGGAGCAAATAA
- the tuf gene encoding elongation factor Tu produces the protein MAKEKFERKKPHVNIGTIGHVDHGKTTLTAAITTVLAKKGLSEVKSFDQIDNAPEEKERGITINTSHVEYETANRHYAHVDCPGHADYVKNMVTGAAQMDGAIIVVAATDGPMPQTREHILLARQVNVPKLVVFMNKCDMVDDEEMLELVEMEMRELLAAYEFDGDNTPIIRGSALGALNGVEKWEDKVMELMDAVDTWIPLPPRDIDKPFLMPVEDVFSITGRGTVATGRIEAGIIHVGDEVEILGLGEDKKSVVTGVEMFRKLLDQGEAGDNVGLLLRGIDKESIKRGMVLCKPGQIKPHSKFKASIYVLKKEEGGRHTPFHNKYRPQFYLRTMDCTGEITLPEGTEMVMPGDNVEINVELIYPVALNVGLRFAIREGGRTVGSGQITEILD, from the coding sequence ATGGCTAAAGAGAAATTCGAACGTAAAAAACCGCACGTAAACATCGGTACAATCGGTCACGTTGACCACGGTAAAACCACGTTGACTGCTGCTATCACTACAGTGTTGGCAAAGAAAGGTCTTTCAGAAGTTAAGTCTTTCGATCAGATCGATAATGCTCCTGAAGAAAAAGAAAGAGGTATCACTATTAATACTTCTCACGTAGAGTATGAAACTGCTAACCGCCACTATGCTCACGTAGACTGTCCGGGTCACGCCGACTACGTAAAGAACATGGTAACTGGTGCTGCTCAGATGGACGGTGCTATCATCGTAGTTGCTGCTACTGATGGTCCGATGCCTCAAACTCGTGAGCACATCTTGTTGGCTCGTCAGGTAAACGTACCGAAGCTTGTTGTATTCATGAACAAGTGCGATATGGTTGACGATGAGGAAATGTTGGAACTCGTTGAAATGGAAATGCGCGAACTGTTGGCTGCATACGAATTTGACGGTGACAATACTCCTATTATCCGTGGTTCAGCTCTTGGTGCATTGAACGGTGTAGAAAAATGGGAAGATAAAGTTATGGAGTTGATGGATGCAGTTGACACTTGGATTCCGTTGCCTCCGCGTGATATCGACAAACCGTTCTTGATGCCGGTTGAAGACGTATTCTCTATTACTGGTCGTGGTACTGTTGCTACTGGTCGTATCGAAGCTGGTATCATTCACGTAGGTGATGAAGTTGAAATCCTTGGTTTGGGTGAAGATAAGAAATCTGTTGTAACTGGCGTTGAAATGTTCCGCAAATTGCTGGATCAGGGTGAAGCTGGTGATAACGTAGGTTTGTTGCTTCGTGGTATCGATAAGGAATCTATCAAACGTGGTATGGTTCTTTGTAAACCGGGACAGATTAAACCTCACTCTAAATTCAAAGCTTCTATTTATGTTTTGAAGAAAGAAGAAGGTGGTCGTCATACTCCATTCCACAACAAATACCGTCCTCAATTCTATCTGCGTACTATGGACTGTACAGGTGAAATTACTCTTCCGGAAGGAACTGAAATGGTAATGCCTGGTGATAACGTAGAAATCAACGTAGAATTGATCTATCCGGTAGCTTTGAACGTAGGTTTGCGTTTTGCTATCCGTGAAGGTGGTCGTACGGTAGGTTCTGGTCAGATTACTGAAATCCTTGACTAA
- the secE gene encoding preprotein translocase subunit SecE: protein MKKIVAYFKETYDELVHKVSWPTYSELTNSAVVVLYASLLIALVVFAMDFCFQNVMEKIIYPH, encoded by the coding sequence ATGAAGAAGATTGTAGCTTATTTTAAAGAAACTTACGACGAACTTGTACATAAAGTATCGTGGCCTACGTATTCTGAACTTACTAACAGTGCAGTAGTTGTTTTATATGCTTCCCTGCTTATTGCTCTGGTAGTATTTGCGATGGACTTCTGTTTCCAGAACGTAATGGAGAAAATTATTTATCCACACTAA
- the nusG gene encoding transcription termination/antitermination protein NusG translates to MSEIEKKWYVLRAISGKEAKVREYLEADIKNSDLGDYVSQVLIPTEKVYQVRNGKKIVKERSYLPGYVLVEAALVGEVAHHLRNTPNVIGFLGGSDKPVPLRQSEVNRILGTVDELQDASEELNIPYIVGETVKVNYGPFSGFSGIIEEVNTEKKKLKVMVKIFGRKTPLELGFMQVEKE, encoded by the coding sequence ATGTCTGAGATTGAGAAAAAATGGTACGTTTTGCGTGCTATTAGCGGAAAAGAAGCTAAGGTAAGGGAATACCTTGAAGCTGATATTAAAAACAGCGACCTTGGTGATTATGTATCTCAGGTATTGATTCCTACCGAAAAGGTTTATCAGGTTCGCAATGGAAAGAAAATTGTGAAAGAGAGAAGTTATCTCCCTGGTTACGTTTTGGTGGAGGCTGCTCTGGTAGGTGAGGTCGCTCATCACTTGAGAAATACTCCTAATGTGATTGGATTCTTGGGTGGATCGGATAAACCTGTTCCTCTGAGACAATCGGAAGTGAATCGTATACTTGGTACGGTGGACGAATTGCAGGATGCCAGTGAAGAACTGAACATCCCGTATATAGTCGGTGAAACTGTGAAAGTAAATTACGGCCCGTTCAGCGGATTCAGTGGTATCATTGAAGAAGTGAACACCGAGAAGAAGAAACTTAAGGTTATGGTAAAGATATTCGGACGGAAAACTCCGCTCGAATTGGGCTTTATGCAAGTTGAAAAAGAATAA
- the rplK gene encoding 50S ribosomal protein L11, with translation MAKEVAGLIKLQIKGGAANPSPPVGPALGSKGINIMEFCKQFNARTQDKAGKILPVIITYYADKSFDFVIKTPPVAIQLLEMAKVKSGSAEPNRKKVAELTWEQVRAIAQDKMVDLNCFTVEAAMSMVAGTARSMGIAVKGEFPVNN, from the coding sequence ATGGCTAAAGAAGTTGCTGGACTAATCAAATTACAGATTAAAGGAGGCGCGGCAAACCCATCACCTCCCGTAGGCCCCGCTTTGGGTTCTAAGGGTATTAATATCATGGAGTTTTGCAAGCAATTCAACGCCAGAACCCAGGACAAAGCAGGAAAGATCCTTCCTGTGATTATCACTTACTACGCAGATAAGTCTTTCGATTTTGTAATCAAGACTCCTCCCGTTGCTATTCAATTACTTGAAATGGCTAAGGTAAAGAGTGGTTCTGCTGAGCCTAACCGCAAGAAAGTTGCCGAGCTTACTTGGGAACAAGTTCGTGCGATTGCTCAGGACAAGATGGTTGACTTAAACTGTTTCACTGTAGAAGCTGCCATGTCAATGGTTGCCGGTACAGCTAGAAGTATGGGTATCGCTGTAAAAGGGGAGTTCCCGGTTAATAACTAA
- the rplA gene encoding 50S ribosomal protein L1, with the protein MGKLTKKQKLAAEKIEAGKAYSLKEAASLVKEITYTKFDASLDIDVRLGVDPRKANQMVRGVVSLPHGTGKVVRVLVLCTPDAEAAAKEAGADYVGLDEYIEKIKGGWTDVDVIITMPSIMGKIGALGRVLGPRGLMPNPKSGTVTMDVAKAVREVKQGKIDFKVDKSGIVHTSVGKVSFSVDQIRDNAKEFISTLNKLKPTAAKGTYIKSIYLSSTMSAGIKIDPKSVEEI; encoded by the coding sequence ATGGGTAAACTGACAAAAAAACAAAAGTTGGCTGCAGAAAAAATTGAAGCAGGGAAAGCATACTCACTGAAAGAAGCTGCATCTTTGGTAAAGGAAATTACTTATACCAAGTTTGATGCTTCACTGGATATCGACGTGCGTTTGGGCGTTGATCCGCGTAAGGCGAACCAGATGGTGAGAGGTGTTGTATCACTTCCTCATGGTACTGGTAAAGTTGTGCGCGTTTTGGTGCTTTGTACACCGGATGCTGAAGCTGCTGCAAAAGAAGCCGGAGCTGACTACGTTGGTCTTGACGAATATATTGAAAAGATCAAAGGTGGATGGACAGATGTGGATGTAATCATCACTATGCCTTCTATCATGGGTAAAATTGGTGCACTCGGTCGTGTGCTCGGTCCTCGCGGATTGATGCCTAACCCGAAGAGTGGTACTGTAACTATGGATGTTGCTAAAGCTGTAAGAGAAGTAAAACAAGGTAAGATCGACTTCAAGGTTGACAAGAGTGGTATTGTTCATACTTCAGTTGGTAAAGTTTCATTTAGCGTTGATCAAATTCGTGATAATGCGAAAGAATTCATCTCTACTTTGAATAAATTGAAACCGACCGCAGCCAAGGGTACATATATTAAGAGTATTTATCTTTCTAGCACAATGAGTGCAGGTATCAAGATTGACCCGAAATCAGTAGAAGAAATCTAA
- the rplJ gene encoding 50S ribosomal protein L10: MRKEDKSTIIEQIAATVKEYNHFYLIDITAMNAAATSALRRECFKSDIKLMLIKNTLLHKALESLEEDYSPLYNCLKGTTAIMFCNTANLPAKLIKAKAKDGIPGLKAAYAEESFYVGADQLDALVSIKSKNEVIADIVALLQSPAKNVISALQSGGNTLHGVLKTLGERTEA; the protein is encoded by the coding sequence ATGAGAAAGGAAGATAAAAGTACGATTATTGAGCAGATTGCTGCTACAGTAAAGGAATATAATCACTTCTATTTGATAGACATCACTGCAATGAACGCTGCCGCTACAAGCGCGTTGAGAAGAGAATGTTTCAAATCAGACATCAAATTGATGCTGATTAAGAATACATTGCTTCACAAAGCATTGGAGAGTCTGGAAGAAGATTATTCTCCGCTTTATAATTGCTTGAAGGGTACTACAGCTATTATGTTCTGTAATACTGCCAACTTACCTGCTAAGTTGATTAAAGCAAAAGCTAAAGACGGTATTCCCGGACTGAAAGCTGCATATGCAGAAGAAAGCTTCTATGTTGGTGCTGACCAGTTGGATGCTCTCGTTAGTATCAAGAGTAAGAATGAAGTTATTGCCGATATCGTTGCCTTGTTGCAATCACCGGCCAAGAATGTTATTTCTGCTCTCCAATCAGGTGGAAACACTCTTCACGGAGTTCTCAAAACTCTTGGTGAACGTACCGAAGCGTAA
- the rplL gene encoding 50S ribosomal protein L7/L12, with translation MADLKAFAEQLVNLTVKEVNELATILKEEYGIEPAAAAVAVAAGPAAGGAAAAEEKNSFDVVLKSAGSAKLQVVKAVKEACGLGLKEAKDLVDGAPSVVKEGLAKDEAESLKKTLEEAGAEVELK, from the coding sequence ATGGCAGATTTGAAAGCTTTTGCAGAACAATTAGTTAACTTGACAGTAAAAGAAGTTAATGAACTTGCAACTATCCTTAAAGAAGAATATGGTATTGAACCTGCTGCTGCAGCTGTAGCTGTTGCTGCTGGTCCTGCAGCTGGTGGTGCTGCTGCCGCTGAAGAAAAAAATTCTTTTGATGTAGTATTAAAGAGCGCTGGATCAGCTAAACTTCAGGTTGTTAAAGCCGTGAAGGAAGCTTGTGGTCTTGGTTTGAAAGAAGCTAAGGACTTGGTAGACGGTGCTCCTAGCGTAGTAAAAGAAGGTTTGGCTAAAGACGAAGCAGAATCATTGAAGAAAACATTGGAAGAAGCTGGAGCTGAAGTTGAACTTAAATAA